The Candidatus Koribacter versatilis Ellin345 genome has a segment encoding these proteins:
- the mfd gene encoding transcription-repair coupling factor encodes MILPFVRELFADVEKSPEFLRAATQVKSGTGRIRVSGLTPSARALHYALFSKATLKPLIVVVPSNRAAEELLPIVQAYCELTGTAHADAVVMLPAYDVLPYENLSPHPEIQEARAAALWKIVSGTARFVIAPFVATAMHYRPAEFYFDLTKVINRGNSIDSDELRAHLNTSGYSTVDVVEMPGEYALRGGILDIYPPESEHPVRIELFGDEVESIRKFDTETQRSAGATDEVVLLPLSDTPVREDILGSIHAKLSGRRLDADEETLEAIARAEGVTVFPGWEYYAGATANQRLFDLLPNAAVLRDDPVKIESDFEAWWERVQQSHERSGVGHLVRPEDLLDSPDTWQQRIASLPGADVEQLGMYSESGEQIAIQSQSTSKFHGSVPAMVEEVKALLTDGRRVLFAAANTGEVERLADIFSEYMVPFRVGSRSTRPGQETYIEEQGFFAEDLSATTVVKAYVPEGVAMPESRFVLFGTRDLFDESEVASAQQPKRSRSKVSAFLSDFRDLTINDYVVHVEHGIGQYQGLKEIAQGDGEPAEFMILEYAEGARLYVPLTRLDLIQKYRSSEGVKPALNRLGTQQWAKTKARVKKAMKDMADELLKLYAARKTAKGHAFSATGQFEREFDDAFEFNETEDQENAIRDVRQDMESDTPMDRLLCGDVGYGKTEVSMRAAFKAVSDNKQVAVLAPTTVLAFQHFETFKRRFSAFPVKVEMISRFRTAKQQKEIVERVNNGQVDILIGTHRVLSKDIHFPDLGLVVIDEEQRFGVRHKERLKQLRKEVDVLTMSATPIPRTLHMSLLGLRDMSVIETPPKDRMAIQTVVAKWDEKLIKSAIEQELDRGGQIYFVHNRVESIYEISDKIHELVPKAKILVGHGQMGEGQLEDIMLKFMRHDADILVATTIIENGLDIPLCNTMIVNRADRHGLSELYQLRGRVGRSNRRAYAYLLVPPDRELTELARRRLAALKEFSDLGAGFKIAALDLELRGAGNLLGGEQSGQIEAVGFELYTTMLERTVREMKGEVQEEQAETQLNLGLNIRIPPEYIKEENQRLRMYKRVAGVEGEPQLNDVAAELQDRYGAPPAPVRNLIQYARLRLLAERIGIAGIDRQRDQINMRFTEKAQIDPEKLAKFVGRTKGAKFTPQGILKFALKAITADEVLNGLLALLQQLSDAAVAKIQTPSS; translated from the coding sequence ATGATTCTCCCCTTCGTTCGCGAACTCTTCGCGGACGTGGAAAAGTCTCCTGAATTTCTGCGTGCAGCCACCCAGGTAAAGAGCGGCACGGGGCGGATACGTGTCTCCGGACTCACCCCCAGTGCTCGTGCCCTGCATTACGCCCTCTTCTCGAAAGCCACTCTCAAGCCGCTGATCGTCGTCGTCCCCAGCAACCGCGCTGCGGAAGAACTCCTCCCCATCGTGCAGGCCTATTGCGAGCTCACCGGTACCGCGCACGCCGACGCTGTCGTCATGCTCCCGGCCTACGACGTTCTCCCCTACGAGAACCTCTCGCCGCACCCTGAGATCCAGGAAGCCCGCGCCGCCGCGCTCTGGAAGATCGTCTCCGGCACCGCGCGTTTTGTCATCGCGCCATTCGTCGCCACGGCCATGCACTACCGCCCCGCCGAGTTCTACTTCGACCTCACCAAGGTCATCAACCGCGGCAACTCCATCGACTCCGACGAGCTCCGCGCCCATCTCAATACCTCCGGCTACAGCACCGTAGACGTCGTCGAAATGCCCGGCGAGTACGCGCTGCGCGGCGGCATTCTCGATATCTATCCGCCCGAATCCGAGCACCCCGTCCGCATCGAGCTCTTCGGCGACGAAGTCGAGTCCATTCGCAAGTTCGATACCGAGACCCAGCGCTCCGCCGGCGCCACCGACGAAGTCGTCCTCCTCCCGCTCTCCGACACGCCCGTCCGGGAAGACATCCTCGGCTCCATTCACGCCAAGCTTTCCGGCCGCCGTCTCGATGCCGACGAAGAAACTCTCGAAGCCATCGCGCGCGCCGAAGGCGTCACCGTTTTCCCCGGCTGGGAGTACTACGCCGGAGCCACCGCCAACCAGCGCCTCTTCGACCTCCTCCCCAATGCCGCCGTCCTCCGCGACGACCCAGTCAAGATCGAGAGCGACTTCGAAGCCTGGTGGGAACGCGTACAGCAGAGCCACGAACGCAGCGGCGTCGGCCACCTCGTTCGCCCCGAAGATCTGCTCGACTCACCCGACACTTGGCAGCAACGCATCGCCTCGCTCCCCGGCGCCGACGTCGAACAACTCGGCATGTACAGCGAGTCCGGCGAGCAGATCGCGATCCAGTCGCAGTCCACGTCGAAGTTCCACGGTTCCGTCCCCGCGATGGTCGAAGAAGTCAAAGCCCTTCTCACCGATGGCCGCCGCGTTCTCTTCGCTGCCGCCAACACCGGCGAAGTCGAGCGCCTCGCGGACATCTTCAGCGAATACATGGTGCCCTTCCGCGTCGGTAGCCGCTCCACGCGCCCCGGCCAGGAAACCTACATCGAGGAACAAGGCTTCTTTGCCGAAGACCTCTCCGCCACCACGGTCGTCAAGGCCTACGTGCCCGAAGGCGTCGCGATGCCCGAATCGCGCTTCGTCCTCTTCGGTACGCGCGATCTCTTCGACGAATCCGAAGTTGCCTCGGCACAGCAGCCCAAACGCTCGCGTTCCAAAGTATCCGCGTTCCTCTCCGACTTCCGCGATCTCACCATCAACGACTACGTCGTCCACGTCGAGCACGGCATCGGCCAATATCAAGGCCTCAAGGAAATTGCCCAGGGCGATGGCGAGCCCGCCGAATTCATGATCCTCGAGTACGCCGAGGGTGCGCGCCTCTACGTTCCGCTCACGCGTCTCGACCTCATCCAGAAGTACCGCTCGTCGGAAGGCGTGAAGCCCGCGCTCAATCGTCTCGGCACGCAGCAATGGGCCAAGACGAAAGCGCGAGTAAAGAAGGCCATGAAAGACATGGCCGACGAACTCCTCAAGCTTTACGCCGCTCGCAAAACTGCCAAGGGCCACGCCTTCAGTGCCACTGGCCAATTCGAGCGCGAGTTCGACGACGCCTTCGAATTCAACGAGACCGAAGACCAGGAAAACGCCATCCGCGATGTCCGCCAGGACATGGAGTCCGACACGCCGATGGACCGCCTGCTCTGCGGCGACGTAGGCTACGGCAAAACCGAAGTCTCCATGCGCGCCGCCTTCAAGGCCGTTTCCGACAACAAGCAAGTCGCGGTGCTTGCACCGACGACAGTCCTCGCGTTCCAGCACTTCGAAACCTTCAAGCGCCGCTTCTCTGCCTTCCCCGTGAAGGTCGAGATGATCTCGCGCTTCCGCACCGCCAAGCAGCAGAAGGAAATCGTCGAGCGCGTCAACAACGGCCAGGTGGACATCCTCATCGGCACCCACCGCGTGCTCTCGAAAGACATCCACTTCCCCGACCTCGGCCTGGTCGTCATCGACGAAGAACAGCGCTTCGGTGTCCGCCACAAAGAGCGTCTCAAGCAATTGCGCAAAGAAGTGGACGTGCTCACCATGTCCGCCACGCCGATTCCGCGCACCCTGCACATGTCGCTCCTCGGCCTGCGCGACATGAGCGTAATCGAAACGCCGCCCAAAGATCGCATGGCGATTCAGACGGTCGTCGCCAAGTGGGACGAGAAGCTCATCAAGAGCGCCATCGAACAGGAACTCGATCGCGGAGGCCAGATTTACTTCGTGCACAACCGCGTCGAGAGCATCTACGAAATCTCCGACAAGATTCACGAGTTAGTGCCGAAAGCAAAGATCCTAGTCGGCCACGGTCAAATGGGCGAAGGTCAGCTCGAAGACATCATGCTCAAGTTCATGCGCCATGATGCCGACATCCTCGTCGCCACCACCATCATCGAGAACGGCCTCGACATCCCGCTTTGCAACACCATGATCGTGAACCGCGCCGATCGCCACGGCCTTAGCGAGCTCTACCAACTCCGCGGACGCGTCGGCCGCTCCAATCGCCGCGCCTACGCGTACTTGCTTGTGCCTCCAGATCGCGAACTCACCGAACTCGCGCGCCGCCGGCTCGCGGCACTGAAAGAATTCAGCGACCTTGGCGCAGGATTCAAAATCGCGGCACTCGATCTCGAACTCCGTGGTGCCGGCAACCTTCTCGGCGGCGAACAGAGCGGACAGATTGAAGCTGTCGGCTTCGAGCTCTACACCACCATGCTCGAGCGCACCGTGCGCGAGATGAAGGGCGAGGTGCAGGAAGAACAGGCCGAGACGCAACTCAACCTCGGCCTCAACATCCGCATTCCTCCCGAGTACATCAAGGAAGAAAACCAGCGCCTCCGCATGTACAAGCGCGTCGCCGGCGTGGAAGGCGAACCGCAGCTCAACGATGTTGCCGCCGAACTTCAGGACCGATACGGCGCGCCACCCGCTCCCGTGCGCAACTTGATCCAGTACGCGCGCCTGCGTTTGCTCGCCGAGCGCATTGGTATCGCCGGCATCGATCGCCAGCGCGACCAGATCAATATGCGCTTCACCGAGAAGGCGCAGATCGATCCCGAGAAGCTGGCGAAGTTTGTCGGACGCACCAAGGGTGCGAAGTTCACGCCCCAGGGAATCTTGAAATTCGCATTGAAGGCCATCACGGCCGACGAAGTCCTAAATGGTCTGCTCGCGTTATTGCAGCAGCTTTCGGATGCCGCGGTAGCTAAAATACAAACGCCTTCGTCGTAA
- the galU gene encoding UTP--glucose-1-phosphate uridylyltransferase GalU has product MKTIRKAVFPAAGLGTRFLPATKAQPKEMLPIVDKPIIQYGVEEALDAGCDQIIIVTGRGKSSIEDHFDVSYELEKMLEERGKTELLSIVRKISDMIHVAYVRQKEALGLGHAVLMSKELVGDEPFAVLLADDVIDAEPSCLKQMVEVFNATQCSVIATQVVEGKAISSYGVLDAKPVTSGPFAGRLFEISDLVEKPKPEEAPSNQAIIGRYLLTPTVFDCLQNIPTGAGGEIQLTDGLRALLKREKIYGFQFEGKRHDAGDKLGFLKATVEFALKNPELGPGFAKYLRELNVEEFAMK; this is encoded by the coding sequence ATGAAGACCATCCGCAAAGCCGTCTTCCCCGCCGCTGGCTTGGGCACACGCTTCCTTCCCGCCACCAAAGCGCAACCCAAGGAAATGCTCCCGATCGTCGACAAGCCGATCATCCAGTACGGTGTGGAAGAAGCGCTCGACGCAGGTTGCGACCAGATCATTATCGTCACTGGACGCGGCAAAAGTTCCATCGAAGACCACTTCGACGTCAGCTACGAACTCGAGAAGATGCTCGAAGAGCGCGGCAAGACCGAACTCCTCTCCATCGTCCGCAAAATTTCCGACATGATCCACGTCGCCTATGTGCGCCAGAAAGAAGCGCTCGGCCTCGGCCACGCCGTGCTGATGTCGAAGGAGCTTGTCGGCGACGAACCCTTCGCCGTCCTCCTCGCTGACGATGTCATCGATGCCGAGCCGTCTTGCCTCAAGCAGATGGTCGAGGTCTTCAACGCGACGCAATGCTCCGTCATCGCCACCCAGGTTGTCGAAGGCAAAGCGATCTCGTCGTATGGTGTGCTTGACGCTAAGCCCGTCACATCCGGCCCATTCGCCGGAAGGCTCTTCGAGATCAGCGATCTCGTCGAGAAACCGAAACCCGAAGAAGCTCCTTCGAACCAGGCCATCATCGGCCGCTATCTCCTCACGCCGACGGTCTTCGATTGTCTCCAGAACATCCCCACCGGCGCAGGGGGCGAGATCCAGCTCACCGATGGCCTTCGCGCCCTGCTCAAGCGCGAAAAAATCTACGGTTTCCAATTTGAAGGCAAGCGCCATGACGCCGGCGACAAACTCGGCTTCCTCAAAGCGACTGTCGAATTCGCATTGAAAAACCCGGAACTCGGTCCGGGTTTTGCGAAGTACCTTCGCGAATTGAATGTAGAAGAGTTCGCTATGAAGTAA